One genomic segment of Ricinus communis isolate WT05 ecotype wild-type chromosome 5, ASM1957865v1, whole genome shotgun sequence includes these proteins:
- the LOC125370027 gene encoding uncharacterized mitochondrial protein AtMg00810-like — protein MVLIYVDDMVITGNDADAIHNLKKLLHQQFHIKDLGILKYFLGLEVARSKTGIVISQRKYTLEIIDDVGYSGAQPSKFPMEMNLKLTNHEGDILHDAARYRRLVGRLIYLTITRPDITYSVNILSQFMHAPRKTHWDAALRVIKYLKGSPSLGLLFPSNNSLTLKAYCDANWANCPMTRRSTTGYCVFLGSSLISWKAKKQKTVSRSSSEAEYRSMAAATCELTWLRFLFNDMQVSVGPAMLLCDNQAALHIAANPVYHERTKHIELDCHVVREKVQAGQIITKFVPSHLQLADIFTKALAVNIFKELTSKLNMLQLEGEC, from the coding sequence ATGGTCcttatttatgttgatgacatggTGATTACTGGAAATGATGCAGATGCTATACACAATCTCAAGAAACTCCTTCATCAGCAATTTCACATCAAAGATCTCGGCATACTGAAGTATTTTCTTGGGTTAGAAGTTGCAAGGTCCAAAACAGGTATCGTTATCTCTCAGCGAAAATATACTTTAGAGATCATTGATGATGTTGGTTATTCAGGTGCTCAACCCTCAAAGTTCCCCATGGAAATGAATCTTAAACTCACAAATCATGAAGGTGATATTCTTCATGATGCAGCTCGCTATAGGAGATTAGTTGGACGACTGATCTATCTCACGATAACAAGACCTGACATTACATACTCAGTTAACATACTGAGTCAATTCATGCATGCTCCGAGAAAAACACATTGGGATGCTGCTCTTCGGGttattaaatatctaaaaggAAGTCCTAGTTTAGGTCTATTATTTCCATCTAATAACTCCCTCACTTTGAAAGCTTATTGTGACGCAAATTGGGCAAACTGTCCAATGACAAGAAGATCAACAACGGGCTATTGTGTGTTCTTGGGAAGTTCATTGATCTCTTGGAAAGCAAAGAAGCAAAAAACTGTCTCAAGATCATCTTCAGAAGCTGAATACAGGTCCATGGCAGCCGCAACTTGTGAATTAACTTGGCTAAGATTTTTGTTTAATGATATGCAAGTCTCTGTAGGACCAGCAATGTTGTTATGTGATAATCAAGCTGCACTTCACATAGCAGCAAATCCAGTGTATCACGAACGCACGAAACATATAGAACTTGACTGTCATGTTGTAAGAGAAAAGGTCCAAGCTGGTCAAATTATCACCAAGTTTGTTCCATCTCACTTGCAGCTAGCAGACATCTTCACAAAAGCTCTTGCTGTAAATATTTTCAAGGAGCTAACATCCAAGTTGAACATGCTTcaacttgagggggagtgttaa
- the LOC8284056 gene encoding purine permease 21, producing MEKAQEVQLQIMGQEVEAANLPEQTTMPTFPPLKNYKWWLKISIYVFFLLAGQTAATILGRLYFEKGGNSNWMAAFVQAAGFPIILLFYFLSPLKTSAANSTDKTSPSKLKLALIYVVFGVFLAANCLLYALGLLYLPVSTYTLICATQLGFNALFSFFLNSQKLTPFILNSVVLLTISSVLLVFQNDSTESKEASKKKYEIGFLCTVGASAGYGLMLSSTQFCFKKVLKQETFKVVLDMILYPAFVATLIVLVGLFASGEWKGLRKEMEEFELGQVSYLMTLIWTAICWQVFSIGCTGLVFEVSSLFSNIISTFGLPMVPVLAVFVFHEKMNGLKVISMLIAIWGFVSYAYQHYLDDYKFKTGGSNDSREVPEDSNKFNI from the exons ATGGAGAAAGCTCAAGAAGTGCAACTCCAAATTATGG GCCAGGAAGTAGAAGCAGCAAACCTACCTGAGCAAACAACTATGCCGACATTCCCTCCACTGAAAAATTACAAGTGGTGgctaaaaatatcaatttacgTATTCTTCCTTCTTGCTGGCCAGACGGCTGCTACAATCCTGGGAAGATTATACTTTGAAAAAGGCGGTAACAGCAATTGGATGGCAGCGTTCGTACAAGCTGCTGGCTTTCCTATTATCCTCTTGTTTTACTTCCTATCACCACTCAAAACTTCCGCCGCAAATAGTACCGACAAAACTTCTCCCTCCAAGTTAAAGCTTGCTTTAATTTATGTGGTATTTGGCGTATTTTTAGCAGCGAACTGTTTGCTCTACGCACTTGGGCTCCTATACTTGCCCGTATCTACTTACACTCTGATTTGTGCAACTCAGTTGGGCTTCAATGCTTTGTTTTCCTTCTTCCTCAATTCACAGAAGCTTACTCCTTTCATTCTCAACTCTGTAGTCCTTCTAACCATATCCTCTGTCCTCCTTGTTTTCCAAAATGACTCCACAGAATCGAAGGAGGCGtctaagaaaaaatatgaaatcgGGTTTCTATGCACCGTCGGTGCTTCTGCTGGATATGGGTTGATGCTTTCTTCAACTCAGTTCTGTTTCAAGAAAGTGTTAAAACAGGAAACTTTCAAGGTGGTTTTGGATATGATACTGTACCCAGCGTTTGttgctactctaattgttctAGTAGGACTTTTTGCAAGCGGAGAATGGAAGGGCTTAAGGAAAGAAATGGAGGAGTTTGAATTAGGGCAGGTGTCCTACCTGATGACTTTGATTTGGACAGCAATATGTTGGCAGGTGTTCTCAATCGGGTGTACAGGACTGGTCTTCGAAGTCTCTTCACTCTTCTCTAACATCATCAGCACTTTTGGTTTGCCTATGGTTCCGGTGCTGGCTGTCTTTGTTTTCCATGAAAAGATGAATGGTCTGAAGGTGATTTCGATGCTGATAGCTATTTGGGGCTTTGTTTCGTACGCCTATCAGCATTATCTTGATGATTACAAGTTCAAGACAGGAGGAAGTAACGACAGTCGAGAGGTTCCTGAAGATTCAAACAAGTTTAATATATGA